GTCTTGAATAATATGAAGTACACAGGACTAAGAGGGAAGTGAAGTCTTGGCCAATCACAGAATTGCAATGTGGCCTGTTAAGAAATGATAGGAACAAACTAAATACTTCTAACGAAATTGCCATCATTTGTACCCTTAAAATAGATTGAAACGGACATTTCATAATTGTTAAGGACCACCAAAAAAGCATCAAACTCAGGCCACAACTCCATTGTTGCTATGCGGGTCTGAGCTGCTAAAGCATAGCTGTCTCATCCACTTTGTTGCTTTACTCATTacccttttcaaatttcaaaacaaaagtGAAATATTGTAACTACAATCTTTACATGCTCTAGAAAAGTTTTCTTTGTACCAAGCTTTTCTGTCTCTAGGTGAGGGTGAAATTGTCATGGTGATTGTTGCTTTCAAGGTTACATTTATATATCCTGATTTTGGTTGTGAAATAATGAAATCCTACAAATTGACCACTCTTGATGCAAACCACTTGTTAGTCTTTGATAATAAAAGCCAGAACAGAGAAAATATCTTGAAGAGTCCTTATATTAAATAATGTGCTTGGATATAATCGCATTTGACAATGACATTATATGTATACACTATGCTTTTTTCCTGATGAAATTTCACTGCATGACCTGAGAACATAAATTCCTAGTACATCAAATGATCTAATTGAGCAAGTCCTAGCCAATGTTCCTTGATATTGAAGTTTCTAGCATAGAATTCCAGTCAATTTGGTCTAAAGCTATTAAATTTGATGAGATCATTGATGTTAAAGAGCCAATCTGGTACAGGTATTAACTCTTTTATGAGCATTGAATGTTCTGTTTGGTTTATCAGTGCAGTTTCTTAGACATACTTCTTGGCAAATAATTCAGTTTGTTACAGTTGTGGATATGCAGTCTTCAGAGGGCATTGTTTACTGTCAGAGGAAAATGCAAGATTATTACAATATATGGTTGCAAAATGCTAATGGGAtactatcaaaaaaaaaattgctgaTGGGAGATCCAATTCtaaagtaattaaatttagATCATAAAGTCTCTGGTTAATTAAGGTACTCGTTGCACACAACCTATAAAGTTCAACATCTTACACAATGTTTCAATCTTCATAACCAATGCAAAACTTGCAAATACAATAGTAGTTCATGAAGAAAGGTAAATTGACAAGTAAACAGCCACAAGTTAACCACTTTGATAGAAACAATGAAAAGGAAGAGACCATAAAGATGCATGCCTGTAACATAATGATGTGaacaataaaaaatttgaaactttttgGTGGGATGTGCCAGGTTTGTGTAGTAGTGCAAAGCTTGAGCAACACTTGAGAGTCTCTACTGTATTAGACCCTCTccctaaaaaaaataatttaacatGGTGCAGGCCATTGACCTACATATCAGATATTAAACTGATATGAACATATACTTGATTTGATCTTAGCCAAAAGGTTGAGGAAGGTATAATTTTGtaagatgatgatgattctcTTTTATTGTTGGCTTCTGTATTACTACTATGTGATGCTTCTTCAATATTGGACATATAAAATTGCATTATTTAAGTGTTGAACTTATTTAGTACTTTAAAACAATAAAACTACACTCCTAGAACTTGAAAACTTGTTTTCAACTTATAAAGACAATATACCTCAAAGCTCTTCTGTCTTTCTcttgaaaaattcaaattatttgGACATGTTTGGATTTCTGTTGGCTGTGAAAATGCGGCAATGAAAGTTAATCTGACAAAAGAAATGATGAAAATGAATGCTATGAGAACACTAGCAAAATTCACAATCAGTTTTCTGTATTTTGCAATGGCGGCTTTCATGCACTTCACTTAATTATACCCCTGAAATGCTTCATCGTCTTATGCATTTTATTCCTCTTTGTACAGAAACAAACAGAAAATAAGAACCAATTCATCTTAGTTCTCCTAGGAAATTTGAAAATCTAAACCCCATGTGGCAGCAACATGCTGCACAAATGCTTGTAACAAACACATCCACATCCTACAAGCTACAACAAGAGCTTTTCATGGACCTGCCCCCACATGCACTTTTGTAAACGGGACCAGTTTGATTCCACATATTCACCTCATCTTATCTTGTACAAATAAAATACAATAATGATTCTCGGACTTACATACCCTTGCGATATACAATGGACATACGAAAATTGTGACGGTTTCTGATTGCTACAATTTGCAgagtttaaaaaataataatcatcaTGACCGTTTCTATGAGCTAAAGCTTTCGTCACAAATTTCATGTTTTGTTAGTGAAGGTCGGAAATCCCGCTAAACGTTTTATATTTTGTGTTTAGTTACGGTTGAAAATCTCTTACTAAACACGTATGTCGATTGATTATTCAGAGTTCGTGTATAGGGGACTCAATGAAATAATATTCCAATTGAAGCTAGAATATATTATTTCACATGAACCTAAAAATACTGTAATAACAATATGGTTGAATTCGAAAAATTCAAGTAAATTATAAATAGGCATCAATTCATCTGTTGTTCTATAAGGCATGCGTATGAGGGACTTCGTCTTCACACGAGCACACACATGACAGATAAAATTAAAGGGACAGAGAAAATGGGATTTGAATGATTGTGTCTATGCTAACTGAAAACACCATCAAAAGCTTACAATGAAAATGTCTTATAAAGGAGCAAATACAGAGTCCAGGTCCACTTTTTCTGAGATTGTCAGCAATTTTTTGGtacaagaggaaaaagaaggaaaaaagactGTCAGCATTTGATACCTAGTGTGAAGAACAATTAAACTTTCCATTTAGAAAATACAAATCCAATTTTAAactctaagagcatctccaatggagtccttattttgggatcttaaaataagatccggatcttattagatcccacAATTGGAACTATCCTAGgtggcatgagatcttagtttttgctaagatccgtgccttagcttatgtactctcaaatgtgggatcttaaataaaataatattttttctctttctccttcaatataaaaacaaaagtgaaaaatagggagggaaataaataatataaatatatttggtACTGTGGGTCcaatcaaaagtaaaataagatctcaaccactagagtgaaatgtgcatagggatcttatgagtgtcttaaatcctatgtgctAATCTGGGCCCACAAAAAGTGAGTTAAATCCTAAAATAAGATCTCACCATTAGAGATGTTCTAAGAACAAAATTAGAGAGAGAGACTATATATGTTATTTCCAATATTAGACCTTCAATTAAAATTACTGAGGAAATCAACTGATGAATGCATCTAAGCAATGTATAATCAGGTAACATGGGTAGCACGTCCCCGAAGGATAtatcaagtggtaagagctagggacataagggttgggtggggtgaagggtcccgggttcgaacccggaggaggaattaatttactaacatttctaacaactaacatttgcctatataaaaaaaaggtaACATGGGTAGCACCACCATTGTTGATCCTCTTCAAGCACCCAGTATTTGGTGAAGGGTGTTTTGGTCATAAAATGGATTCAAGCATAATAAGGGACTTTCAAAGTGTGTCtccaattcttttttttctttagaaaGATCAAGATTTGGGATCAATATGGACCCTTAAAAAACCTAAAATGTATCTTTTGAGCATCGTCGTATGTCTGGAATGCCTACAAGAGTTCTAAACTTCTTATATTAATCTCAAAGTTCGAAATGAGATTGTCCCACATTCGAAAGGCTCAGCACTCAGCAGCACAGGGTAAGAGTTTATAGGGTTATGATGTATGAACACAAAATAGACAACCATATgcatattatttttttctttattttttatcacatcacattatatattacatttattagttatctctcttctcttcattTCTCACTATAATATCAAACCAACATTTCCAAGTTtacattactttttttttttgaagttaagTTTACATTACTAAGCACATATATGATTAGTATCTGTGGATAAAGAGCTAAAAGCCCAACTTGGCCCAATCAAGGTACTAATCCCTCTCAGGTAAACCCTACATAGGTACTGGTCCAAATCGAGTAGAAATACAAGCCCTAAACTTCCTAAATCCTAAGTGAGACGGAAATACAAGTCCAAAATGAAATATATACATAGAAAGTAAGAGTAATAAGGGAAACTCTAAGAAGTTATAGTACTCAATGGTAAGGAGTACATAAATTTTTAAGTCATCAACTATACAAGATGAATCAAATAGACTTTGTAAGTCTAACATATTTAACTAAATAGACTTTTATAAACACATTGGCCTTGTCTATTTATAATTTTGCCTAACCTAACCTGACCTAGGTATGATGTAGGTTAGGTCATAGGTTTTTGTCGGCAGTCTGACCCATTTTCATCTCTATATATCCTCACAGAAATAGAAATAAGAagatagagaaataaaaaaagagatAATTACATTGTAAAATActtttacacagtcatcaaatcaaagcatgccacataggagagataattacatttgactttaattttaattaaaagaataagatattttctgatttggcggaattcaagtggatgtctgtgtaaaactattttacactgtcagtgtatatccattaaactcataaaaaaaaCGTTAAGACCaaaaaatgaaatggaagaaaaaATGAGTGTAAATtataaatgtattaaatgaatGATAAATGAGTCCAACAACGTGGATAACATGAACACCAAGCACATGCTGAAATTTTCAGCCTTTTggcaaattaattattattattaccgCAATAATCTAAGCCAAACATATTCGGGTTTCTTTAAGGAGCAAAACCTACGTAACTCTTACATGCCATCTTCGTTTCCCAGTCTTTTATCCATTAAGTCATTAACTGTAAAACTTTAAGAAGAGCTCTGTAATAATTTTAAAGGTGTGATTTGTATTACTAGCAAATTCAAGTTTTACTAATTAACAAAGAAATTCGCATTTACCTACCAAAATCCCATTTCTaacacaaaaatataaaataggaaaaaaccAGCTACATTCTCTATGATACTTTTTTTCTCAACATAACTGTTATAGTTTGATTATTGGATACAATTTTACACTGGGTCTAAAATAGAGAGTAGAGTAGACCATGTCATTTAGTAGTGTCAGAATAAAATGTGAATTAATTACAGAAAATGTTTTGATCCCTTAACATAGCtcatagctcaagtggtaagctTAAGGGGTGATGAGTTTTATGTCATGCAATCTAGGAAAGTACCTGACAAGAAAGAACATATGTTGGTAATCTTTCTCTTGCAATATATGGAAGCAAACTTGACTACGTGTGTCTTTGGATCAGCTTCACCAAAATAGATTCTTGTCAGAATTAAGTAGAATTAATCTATAGAATTGATTATGGTTTCCAAAAATGGACTATATGTAATGAATTTCCAGCTCTTGGACAGCTATGGAGTCTAGCAGAAAACTTGATAACCAGTGAACAATTATTGTAGTCATATGGTGACAGCAAAAAATGCAGCAATGGCAATAAATTATGCAGAAGGACAATCATATACATGGAATTTTCTACGGATCAACTAAATCTAAAGGATATCAGAATTTGATGAGTTCACATAGCTTCACACATGATCAAAAGTAGCATCCTTCAAATTTCAATTAACTCACTTTGTGTTGTTCTCTTTTACACAAGAACAATTAAGTTCACGTTTGGATCAACGGTGAAAAATCACTGTGAGGCTAAAATCACGGTGAACAGCCAAGGGAAGTTACTTCTGTCCACCGTGATTTTTCATCATGTATCCAAACTGCAGAAATTACCTTAAGATCAGCATGATTCACAGTGAACCATTTCTAAGATAGCTTAAGGTCTAACTTACTTCAGCCACAACAACCACACTACAATATTCATCTCATAATCCTATTAGGGACTCAGCAATAAAAGGTCACCGGCACATTGATCAAAGATTCATTCCATTCTAAaccccaaaagaaaagaaaaaaagtttatAACACCCCCTCCCCTTCCCCAAAACTCTGTCAAGGCTCTGCTATCCTCATTCTGCATAAAGTCAAACCCCTGCCAGGCTGCCACAAAAATGAATCAAACTTAGTAAATCACCACTCTGCTGGTAACTATGGATGAATCTGGAGATTCTGAACAGCCAATTTGACTTATATAAGTCCATCACTTAATCAAATAAGAACTACATATATGATGGTCAGAGCTGAGAACCAATTGATTGTGATTGTATTTGTATTGATCAATAAACCCTTAACAACATATGCTAGCAACCAATCAACAAGCTATCACAAATAGCCTTAAACAAGTTATCCTACTAATTCCCTCAATTTAAGCAAAACCCACATAACAAACAGTCAAACTTAAAAAAGACCAccaattcaaactcaaaaaagATTGTCAATTTGTCATATACACAACACACCCAGGACATGAAAACAAGTCTAATTTGAAGGGCACTTGTAAAGATCAGAACTTTTTGCATACCCAATATCTAACTTGGAAGAAGGAATCAGAAAGGGTGATCAAAAAGCCAAATTGGGTCAGCCAACATGGAAGGGTCCAATATCACCAGAACGGAGAGAGGATGCGAACTCGTCAGCAATGGTCAAACACGAAGTAATCCAGCCAGTTAGAGCAATCCACGCCATCTTTGCGATCCACAGAGCAGAGTTGAGTGCCATTGCCATGGAGAACAAGTGGTTTTATGGAACAAGTGGTGAGTGGCAAAGGGGTTGTTGAGCTTCAAAGAAACCCATTTAACATCAACAAGGTCTTCCCCAAAAAGGGTGGTTGTGTGGATTATTACCAATTTATTCCTCTTGATTCGACTCTCAACGACCTTGAGAAAGAAATACCTTTGGAACAGTGAGCCTTTTTTTCTTCAGTTTGTtaagagttatgagacataaGAGTTGAGAGGGTGAAAAGTCACCGGTTCGAAATCTGAgaaaaactaatttactaacatcaCTAACAACTAatgtttgcctataaaaaaataagaaatactTTTGGGTTAACTATGTT
This is a stretch of genomic DNA from Lotus japonicus ecotype B-129 chromosome 1, LjGifu_v1.2. It encodes these proteins:
- the LOC130730103 gene encoding uncharacterized protein LOC130730103, with translation MAMALNSALWIAKMAWIALTGWITSCLTIADEFASSLRSGDIGPFHVG